The Takifugu flavidus isolate HTHZ2018 unplaced genomic scaffold, ASM371156v2 ctg367, whole genome shotgun sequence genome has a window encoding:
- the LOC130520388 gene encoding uncharacterized protein LOC130520388: protein MEYSDFASEKQEKGKYRMAHDLRRINSIVTTPTVPVPNPYTAISALSPSHKWFTCIDLANAFFCLPLDSAMRDIFSFTYKGRQLRYTRLPQGFILSPGIFNQTLRKLLKDLTLPEGVVLIQYVDDILLAATSAESCLRATQALLTHLWEKGFKVSRKKLQCCRRSVTFLGRVVSAQGTGVSPAHKSSILEHPKPETVKEMLSFLGLAGYSRHFVPAYSEKTTPLRVMVNEQGMRDLAARLTWTTEGEKAFIALKQALTTSACFAIPEYKDTFFLDVSEGEHTVNGVLFQKKGGERKVLMYASIMLDPIENRQPSMDKILTAPHITYTHEGINMADGMGEGEPHRCEEKVKKDEKIRVDLKTEPLKDPDEILFTDGCCFRHPQEGLKAAYAIVRQSEEGFEEVETGKIKGKESARLAELRAVIRALEISKGKRVTINTDSAYVVGAIHLELCQWLRAGFITASGSPIKHEAEMRQLTQALMEPAEVAVVKCKGHSKENSLEGRGNEAADQAAKKAAGYKPSYNLLLAEKTVHEILPRYDRERLSCDQEEASPHEKTVWKERGAVKVEGIWRGPDGRPVLPPGLVDAVLEEAHGLTHCGKPRMMQRRFNMHTI, encoded by the exons ATGGAATACTCCGATTTTGCCagtgagaagcaggaaaaagggaaatataggatggctcatgatttgagacgtattaattctattgtgacaacacccacagtgccagttcccaacccatatactgcaatatcagctttgtctccttcccataaatggttcacatgtattgatctggctaatgcatttttttgtctccCACTGGACTCTGCTATGCGtgacatcttttctttcacatatAAAGGTAGACAATTACGATATACACGTTTACCACAGGGATTCATTTTATCCCCTGGTATTTTCAATCAGACATTACGGAAGTTGTTGAAGGACCTCACTCTACCAGAAGGGGTGGTCTTGATTCaatatgttgatgacattttattggcGGCTACATCAGCTGAGTCTTGTTTGCGGGCAACACAGGCACTCCTTAcgcatttgtgggaaaagggcTTTAAGGTCTCTAGAAAGAAGCTTCAGTGTTGTCGTCGCTCTGTGACGTTCTTAGGtagggtggtttctgctcagggTACAGGTGTATCACCAGCTCATAAATCCTCTATCCTTGAACATCCTAAgccagagactgtaaaggaaatgttgtcatttctgggtcttgcGGGCTATAGTAGACACTTTGTCCCTGCctattcagaaaagactacgcccctacgtgtaatggtgaatgaacagggaatgcgtgatttggcagcccggttgacatggacaactgagggagagaaagcgttcattgctcttaaacaggcactcacgacatctgcatgttttgccattccggaatataaagatactttctttttggatgtttctgaaggagaacatacagtaaatggtgttctctttcagaaaaaagggggtgaaaggaaagtattaatgtatgcaagtataatgctggaccctattgaaaacaggcagccatc gatggacaagattttaacggcaccacacataacatacacacatgaagggatcaatatggcagatggcatgggagagggtgaaccacacagatgtgaagagaaagtgaagaaagatgaaaaaatcagagtagatcttaagacggagccgttaaaggatccagatgaaatactattcacagacggctgttgtttcagacacccacaagagggtctgaaagctgcctatgcaatagttagacagtcagaagaaggctttgaggaagtggaaacaggaaagataaaaggtaaagagtcagcacgacttgcagaattgagggcagttattagagcattagaaatatcaaagggaaagagagtgaccatcaatacagattcagcatatgtagtgggagcaattcacttagaactttgtcaatggttgcgggcaggttttatcACAGCATCGggatctcctataaaacatgaggcagagatgaggcaactgacacaggcactcatggaaccagcagaggtcgcagtcgtaaagtgcaaaggtcacagcaaagagaactctctggagggaagaggtaatgaggctgcagatcaggcagcaaagaaggctgcaggttataaaccaagttacaatttgttgttggcagagaaaacagttcatgaaattcttccaagatacgacagggaaagacttagttgtgatcaagaagaagcttctccacatgaaaaaacagtttggaaggaaaggggggctgtgaaagttgaaggaatttggcggggcccagacggcagacctgttctcccgcccggtctggtagatgccgttctggaagaggcccacggcctgacacattgcgggaaaccacgaatgatgcagagaaggttcaatatgcacacgatttaa